The Paramisgurnus dabryanus chromosome 17, PD_genome_1.1, whole genome shotgun sequence genome includes the window CCCTACAgaaccaccaccaccaccagggGGAGACGTTGCTCCTGTAACACAAACAGACTGCTAATACCGGTAATTCCACCATACATATGATTCCCTCTGTATGAACCAATGAAAGGCATTCTTACTCTGAGATGAGAAACTCTCACACATGCCACACATTCATCTCGTACACAATTCAAAGAattttaaaaatcttaaatGAATAGCGGAGCAGAGTATTTCAGGGACATCTTTcacacttttaatttttttttacaaaacaaactATGTCACGAATGAGCCACTTGACAAAGAGAAGCCTACTGATTCATGCTGCATAAAACTCTCATGttctttgtcatttttattataTGCACTATATCAGACAAAGCATATGTATTACATTCTATTGATCCCTGAAAGTAAGACTTTTGCTTTTGTATAAAGACTGGTTTTCATGCAATGATCAGTAGCAGCCTCCAATTGTTTTGGACTTTACACTCTGGTACCCATTATCGCTCATATGGTTAGCAGTTCGCTTATGAGTTCACCTTGTAATTACCCAAATTTCCTAGATGAATCCAAGCATTGTATAAGGCTCCGAGCAAGACAATGGGTATGTATGGCTTACTGTACCATTGCTGCTATGTATCAGCACCTGCGGGTTTGGTTGGTATGGAGACCAAAACTGACTTGATCAAGAATTTGCATTAATAAGGAGGAAACAGAGTTTAACATGACCCAACACAGATAGGATGCAGGATAATAAAGTGTTGCCATTTGTATGCAAAGGtaaacacaaatgcaaataACACACACACTATGTTTCACTATATTGTGAGGAGATTCTTTAGACACTGTTTTCACACCTGGTTAACCACATTAtacataattaaattttttattgtttagtaAAAACCTGATTTGGCCACACTAATAGaaaggtgattttttttttttaataaagacaCAAAAAGTCACAGGCACACATAAATAAGCtgctgtgttatttttttaaagttagaTGAAAGATTAAAGTCCATCCTTTGGGAATTTCTGCTCATTATCCCAGGAAATTGAGGGTAGAgagtataattaaaaaaataaacaaaacaaagacaCAAAATGTTTGATGTTTACAAACTTCTAGTAAttaacacacacactctctcatacacacttttttcttttaaacagCATCCAATttgtggtttgtttgtttgttttttgccaATATACATTTGCTTATACTCTGTTTTTCCATTTTTGGGAAAAGAAGGAAGCTAGGAAGTGAAAGCGCCACTGTGAGAAGACAAAGGAGTGCAGGGAAGGAATGGGGTGAGGGATCTTCATTTGTCTTCGCTCAAGGCGGGAGGGGCCACATTCTGGAAGGTTTGGATACCCTATTGATGCCCCCCAAAAGCACCCACCATCCCCCTCCTCGTTTCCCTTTATCCCTCAATTTCATCCTTTAGTTCTACCCCTTTTTCCTTATCGTTCTTTACAAACCTCTCTCCGTCACAGTCCTGAGGGAACGCTGCACTTGGTAAGTAAAAGCAATAAGAAAAATGatcaatatttatttacatttaaagctcTGTTGAATACAAGTGGCTTGGAGTGTTAAATAACATATGAGAGAGCATGCATCCTATCTGTGCTGGTTTATGCTATAACTGTTCTGTTGGCAGGTGAAATGGCAGGGATTCAatagtaatatatttatttaggtCTTTGTCctcacatatatacatatacatgcacacacatagaGAGGATGAACATATACTGTAGGTTTGTTATGTAATTTCTCTGTTGTgttttttgaaacatttaataaataagaaataacatgtttttgtttgttcttttttattattctatGCATGCAATAGTGAAGCTTAACACATCTTCGTTATGCATTTTTATTCCTCTGCAGGAATCTGTATATCCTCTTAGTTCCGTGGGTGCTGTGTGTACCCTAATCCAGGATTTATTTCTGTAAGCAAACAGCCATGCAAAGGCGGAATCTGCTCTTCATCCTTTCCCAGCTCTTCCTCCTCCTGTCTTTTTCCGAGGCAAAAAAGAAGTCCAAGCCGGCATTAGATGCAGTGACCGGGCCAGATAGCACAGCAGTTAAAGCCTTTATGGGGTCGGGTCAGCTAAGCACTAAAGATGGGCATCGCTGTACCTGGGAGACGCTGGAGAGAGGCACTAATATCATTCTACAGGTGAGGTGCTCCGTCCCCGGGGAGGAGGGGCTTAGTTCTCCGTACACGTGCGAGTTTGCCGGGAAACCTCAGGAGTGTTCAGTGTACAACAGCCAGTCATCCCAGTACTGGAAACAGGTGGTGAGCAAACTTAAGAAACGGAAGAACGCTTGTGAGGGGGAGAAGGTTTTGAAAACTCGTCTATGTAAGAAAGCGCCAAGTGCGTCCCACATGAAGCTCACGGAAAGAAGCGGAGAGCAAACTACCACTCCCATGAGCGAGGGGGTGAAGGGTGAGAGCAAACGGAAAACAGAAGTACCTGCAAGGAAAAGCAAAGACACAAAGAAAGAAAAGGAACGGGAGGTGAAAAAAGAGGAGGACAAAAGGTTtggagacattgtagatgatgaaTACCAAGACACGGAGCCTGACGTCAGCTACTGTGGAGAGGGATGGAGTTCAGTCTGCAACTTCTTTGTCAAGTTTTTTAATGGTTAAAGTCCTCacaattgattttttttgtctttcataTGTTAGCCTTAAGGATATCTATAAACTAGAGTGCTCCAAAACATtcacaaaatatatgttttacaaatAGAAGCATTTAAAACATACAGTCTCTCACTTCCACCAATACGGATCAACAATTTTTACACCATGACATAATTTCATCAGACTTTGAGGTAAACGAAAGGCTATTGGCTATATTAAAAAGAGGAAGGAGCCACTCAATattatgaaggtatatttggtgcaaaacaactgcacacctgtgacagtggaatttgtatttgtagagattatccacacatgtgtatcagtaaatttgaatTCACAGAGGAAGAGTTGCAAAcctgtagattttttttctttccctcaaatacaacacaacagttacaccttcacaaatccttcagtgcagctgcacaaatcccattttacaaatcacagattaagaaactcacaagctcacattttttgctacaattgctgcagtaaatatggtgcataacctacttgaacgcctgcatcaaataatgtgaagtcacacacaaattttgtacattcgcaaaatcagtttgtgcatctgtgcgatgagacttgcatgtgtgtacaattttttttcacaaatatttttttattttttttatattttctagcccaaacacaagtacataaatacaactgcttgaatctgctgctacgagtttcaaacactctttttcatgtgctctctcttctgcaccaaatatctcgagataaatggtgcgaaagtgatttgtatacctgtaggctttggcgagcactattcagcactgcccaccaggtggcgcatgacactcactgaagcagagtttattaattaccaccaatgtttcagcaaagtaaatcgcctttattaaggtattattttcaccaagtggagaacaatataaatgggagtgctaattatacacacatgaatgtaattacatacaatactccaatgattcattagtaaacaaaatataagttccatacatttcaaaccatcaatataagtagattaaaaaatgcAAGCAGCAAATAGCGaatatttctgtctttttgaatcgggtaactgaacaactaaattgtttttattactatctaaacagttgttctgatttcttaacatttactttggatgctaacccaaatcaaatcagctttatAGACTTGTGGATAGCTCGTAATTGTTTATATAGGGATCCGATTAAAAAACCTACAGCTCGTAATACACTATTGAGAGTGGATTCTTATTGTCATGAGCAGGGCCATacgcaggattttataaatactgaggtccatatgtatttttttagggCATGCACGCcaggaaaaaaattcttatttctctgctctacatatatgaattataacacatcagaaaaccaaagatTTGAATAACTctagatttcaaaccatgtcagtatgcgcaagacttgtgttgtttattagtaagacattgaaataattatgttaccatcctgggcacactgctgtgtcagtaaagtaaacataggctaact containing:
- the fgfbp3 gene encoding fibroblast growth factor-binding protein 1 — its product is MQRRNLLFILSQLFLLLSFSEAKKKSKPALDAVTGPDSTAVKAFMGSGQLSTKDGHRCTWETLERGTNIILQVRCSVPGEEGLSSPYTCEFAGKPQECSVYNSQSSQYWKQVVSKLKKRKNACEGEKVLKTRLCKKAPSASHMKLTERSGEQTTTPMSEGVKGESKRKTEVPARKSKDTKKEKEREVKKEEDKRFGDIVDDEYQDTEPDVSYCGEGWSSVCNFFVKFFNG